A genomic window from Brassica oleracea var. oleracea cultivar TO1000 chromosome C8, BOL, whole genome shotgun sequence includes:
- the LOC106312221 gene encoding glutamate receptor 3.6 has protein sequence MKWLLLLLLLFHAVPLQGQSTNVSPRPQVVNIGSVFTFKSLIGKVIKVAMQAAVDDVNANPTVLNNTRLNIIMHDTKFNGFMSIMEPLRFMENKTVAIIGPQRPTSARVVSHVATELKIPILSFTATDPTMSPRQFPFFIRTSQNDIFQMAAIADIVHHYGWREVIAIYGDDDYGQNGVAALGDKLAEKRCRISYKAALPPEPTRENITNLLIKVALSESRIIVVHAYFIWGLEVFNVAQHLGMMSSGYVWIATNWLSTIIDTNSPPLPNNIQGVIALRLHTPDSVMKKSFVQRWRNVTNVGLSTYGLYAYDTVWLLAHAIDDHLQRGGNVSFSKSPIIPELRGGNLHLDALKVFDGGNTFLESILKVDRVGLTGRMKFTKDRNLVNPAFDVINVIGTGHRTIGYWSDHLGLSVMPPEELEKTSSSGQKLHSVVWPGQTTQNPRGWVFSNNGRHLRIGVPNRYRFEEVVSVQSNGVITGFCVDVFVAALSLLPYAVPYELVALGNGHDNPSNTELVRLITAGVFDAGVGDITIITERTKMADFTQPYVESGLVVVAPVKKLGSSAMAFLRPFTPQMWLIAASSFLIVGAVIWCLEHKHNDDFRGPPRRQVITTFWFSFSTLFFSHRETTVSNLGRIVLLLWLFVVLIINSSYTASLTSILTVHQLSSPIKGIETLETNNDPIGYPQGSFVRDYLVNELRIHESRLVPLRSPEEYEKALRDGPGKGGVAAIVDERAYIELFLSNRCEFGIVGQEFTKNGWGFAFPRNSPLAVDVSTAILQLSENGDLQRIRDKWLLRKACSLQGAEIEVDRLELKSFWGLFVVCGLACVVALAVYIVLMIRKFGRHCPVEAEGSIRRRSSPSASIHSFLSFVKEKEEDVKARSSRERQLEDI, from the exons ATGAAGTGGCTTCTGCTCTTGCTGCTTCTCTTCCATGCTGTTCCTCTACAAGGACAATCCACAAATGTCTCTCCCAGACCCCAAGTTGTGAACATCGGCTCCGTTTTCACATTCAAGTCTCTCATTGGTAAAGTCATCAAAGTAGCTATGCAAGCCGCCGTTGACGACGTGAATGCCAACCCCACCGTTCTCAACAACACTCGACTCAATATCATCATGCACGACACCAAATTCAACGGCTTCATGAGCATCATGGAAC CTCTACGGTTCATGGAGAACAAGACAGTAGCCATAATTGGGCCTCAGAGACCAACATCAGCCCGTGTAGTCTCCCACGTCGCAACAGAGCTAAAGATCCCTATACTCTCCTTCACCGCCACAGACCCAACCATGTCTCCTCGTCAGTTCCCTTTCTTCATCCGAACTTCGCAAAACGATATCTTCCAGATGGCCGCCATTGCAGACATTGTCCACCACTACGGTTGGAGAGAAGTCATCGCAATCTACGGAGACGATGATTACGGCCAAAACGGTGTAGCTGCTCTGGGAGACAAGTTAGCAGAGAAGCGTTGCAGAATCTCATACAAAGCAGCTTTGCCCCCAGAACCCACCAGAGAGAACATCACCAACTTGCTGATTAAAGTAGCTTTGAGCGAGTCACGCATCATTGTTGTCCACGCTTATTTCATCTGGGGCCTTGAGGTCTTCAATGTGGCTCAGCATCTCGGTATGATGAGCTCTGGCTATGTGTGGATTGCTACCAATTGGCTTTCTACCATCATAGACACAAACTCTCCTCCTCTTCCCAATAACATTCAAGGAGTCATCGCGCTGCGCCTGCACACTCCTGACTCCGTCATGAAGAAGAGCTTCGTTCAGAGGTGGCGTAACGTAACTAATGTTGGACTCAGCACTTACGGACTGTATGCTTACGACACCGTCTGGCTGCTCGCTCACGCCATTGATGATCATCTCCAGAGAGGTGGAAACGTTTCATTTTCCAAGAGTCCGATTATACCTGAGCTTAGAGGTGGGAACTTGCACCTTGACGCTCTCAAAGTCTTTGACGGAGGAAATACATTTCTCGAGAGCATCTTGAAGGTTGATAGAGTCGGCTTAACGGGTAGGATGAAGTTTACTAAAGACAGAAACCTTGTGAATCCAGCGTTTGATGTGATTAACGTCATTGGCACTGGTCACAGGACAATTGGTTACTGGTCTGATCATCTAGGCTTGTCTGTGATGCCCCCTGAGGAGTTGGAGAAGACATCTTCTTCGGGGCAGAAGCTTCATAGCGTTGTCTGGCCAGGGCAGACGACGCAGAATCCACGTGGATGGGTGTTCTCGAACAATGGAAGACATTTGAGGATTGGAGTTCCGAATCGTTACAGGTTCGAAGAGGTTGTCTCGGTTCAAAGCAACGGGGTCATCACTGGCTTCTGTGTTGATGTCTTTGTGGCCGCTCTCAGTTTACTACCTTATGCAGTTCCCTATGAGCTTGTAGCTTTGGGGAATGGTCATGATAATCCAAGTAACACCGAGCTAGTGCGCTTGATAACGGCTGGG GTGTTCGATGCAGGTGTTGGTGATATAACCATCATAACGGAGAGAACCAAAATGGCGGATTTTACGCAGCCGTATGTGGAGTCAGGGCTAGTGGTAGTGGCTCCTGTTAAGAAGTTAGGTTCCAGTGCTATGGCGTTCTTGAGGCCGTTCACTCCCCAGATGTGGCTTATTGCAGCTTCTTCTTTCCTCATTGTTGGTGCTGTCATTTGGTGTCTGGAGCACAAACACAATGACGACTTTCGAGGTCCTCCTCGCAGACAAGTCATCACTACTTTCTG GTTCAGCTTCTCAACTCTTTTCTTCTCGCATA GAGAGACGACGGTCAGCAACCTTGGACGAATAGTGCTGCTACTATGGCTATTCGTAGTTCTCATAATCAACTCAAGTTATACCGCCAGCCTCACCTCAATTCTGACAGTTCATCAGCTATCATCACCAATCAAAGGCATAGAAACATTGGAAACAAACAATGATCCCATTGGTTATCCACAAGGCTCGTTTGTCAGAGACTATCTAGTCAACGAGCTCAGGATCCATGAGTCAAGACTAGTCCCTCTTCGGTCTCCAGAGGAATACGAGAAGGCCTTGAGAGATGGTCCAGGAAAAGGTGGTGTTGCTGCTATTGTTGATGAACGTGCTTACATTGAGCTTTTCCTCTCAAACCGATGCGAGTTCGGCATAGTTGGTCAAGAGTTCACTAAAAACGGTTGGGGATTT GCATTCCCACGTAACTCTCCTTTGGCTGTTGACGTTTCAACGGCGATTCTGCAGCTATCAGAGAATGGAGATTTGCAGAGAATAAGAGACAAATGGTTGCTAAGGAAAGCTTGTTCTTTGCAAGGCGCAGAGATAGAAGTGGATAGGCTGGAGCTTAAGAGCTTTTGGGGATTGTTTGTGGTGTGTGGACTGGCATGCGTTGTTGCTCTTGCGGTGTATATAGTGCTGATGATACGTAAATTTGGAAGACACTGTCCTGTAGAAGCAGAGGGGTCGATAAGGAGAAGAAGCTCACCGTCCGCAAGTATCCATTCCTTTCTCTCTTTTGTGAAAGAGAAAGAAGAAGACGTCAAGGCTCGGTCCTCTAGAGAAAGGCAGCTTGAAGATATCTAA
- the LOC106309958 gene encoding uncharacterized protein LOC106309958, with protein sequence MATSLASLPTSFCLNHVDECCKRSPTKPSLSSYHPAAKRSLMGHSLRCHEFSSTARRFVVMAATGGSRKSKESQPSWANPDSDEPPPWARDEGGSSSSTSQESFEVPFFVYLLASAITAIAAIGSVFEYSSRNPVFGVLESDSIFYTPVLGFFAFTGIPTSVFLWFKSVEAANKEAAEQDKRDGYR encoded by the exons ATGGCCACGTCTTTGGCCTCCCTTCCGACAAGTTTTTGTCTGAACCATGTTGATGAGTGTTGCAAGCGTTCACCCACCAAACCATCATTGTCAAGCTATCATCCAGCCGCGAAGAGGAGCCTGATGGGCCACTCGCTGCGCTGCCACGAATTTAGTAGTACAGCGAGGAGATTCGTAGTGATGGCTGCGACTGGAGGATCTAGAAAATCTAAAGAAAGTCAACCGTCTTGGGCGAATCCTGACTCGGACGAGCCACCTCCTTGGGCCAGAGACGAAGGAGGCTCTTCTTCTTCTACATCTCAAGAGAGCTTTGAGGTTCCCTTCTTCGTTTATCTACTTGCCTCAGCGATCACTGCCATTGCTGCT ATTGGTTCTGTTTTTGAGTACTCGAGTAGGAATCCAGTGTTCGGTGTCTTGGAATCCGACAGCATCTTTTATACTCCTGTTCTTGGTTTCTTTGCTTTTACTGGAATCCCCACTTCT GTGTTCCTATGGTTCAAATCCGTTGAAGCTGCTAACAAGGAAGCTGCGGAACAAGATAAAAGAGATGGATATCGTTAA
- the LOC106309735 gene encoding probable protein phosphatase 2C 47, which yields MAPETEVSPMVNNLEAGDDNMTHLSSSGKPPRNLSAMRHCNSTAWLIDSEGEERFGLKSPEGQNSTWEPVFRSGSWSDKGPKRSMEDEFICVDDLKEHIGSSPGAFYGVFDGHGGVDAALFTKKNLLKLLTEDKHFPTNTKKATRSAFVKTDHALADAPSLDRSSGTTALTALILDKTMLIANAGDSRAVLGKRGRAIELSKDHKPNCTSERLRIEKLGGVIYDGYLNGQLSVARALGDWHIKGTKGSLCPLSCEPELEEIVLAEEDEYLIMGCDGLWDVMSSQCAVTMVRRELMQHNDPEKCSQALVKEALQRNSCDNLTVVVVCFSLEPPPRIEIPKSHKRRSISAEGLDLLKGVLNDL from the exons ATGGCACCGGAGACCGAAGTTTCGCCGATGGTTAACAATTTGGAGGCCGGTGATGACAACATGACTCACCTGAGCTCCTCCGGGAAGCCTCCAAGGAACCTCTCCGCAATGCGACATTGCAACAGCACTGCTTGGTTGATCGATTCC GAAGGAGAGGAGAGGTTTGGTTTAAAGTCTCCTGAAGGACAAAACTCCACATGGGAGCCTGTCTTCAGATCCGGAAGTTGGTCGGATAAAGGTCCAAAGCGGTCCATGGAAGACGAATTCATCTGCGTGGATGATCTCAAAGAACATATCGGATCATCCCCTGGAGCTTTCTATGGG GTGTTTGATGGACATGGAGGTGTTGATGCTGCATTATTCACAAAGAAGAACCTTCTGAAGCTTTTAACTGAAGACAAACACTTCCCAACCAACACCAAGAAGGCCACAAGGAGTGCCTTTGTCAAGACGGATCATGCCTTAGCTGATGCTCCTTCTCTAGACAGATCATCAGGCACAACAGCACTCACTGCTCTCATCTTGGACAAGACCATGCTCATTGCAAACGCAGGCGACTCCAGAGCCGTGCTCGGCAAACGAGGCAGAGCCATTGAGCTGTCCAAGGACCACAAACCTAACTGCACTTCCGAGAGGCTACGCATTGAGAAGCTTGGAGGTGTCATCTACGATGGATACCTTAACGGGCAGCTCTCGGTGGCTCGAGCGTTAGGAGATTGGCATATCAAGGGAACCAAAGGGTCGCTATGCCCGCTTAGCTGTGAGCCTGAGCTGGAGGAGATTGTGCTGGCGGAGGAAGACGAGTATCTTATAATGGGATGTGATGGACTTTGGGATGTGATGAGTAGTCAGTGTGCAGTGACGATGGTGAGGAGGGAGCTGATGCAGCATAATGACCCTGAGAAGTGCTCTCAAGCGTTGGTTAAGGAAGCACTGCAACGTAATAGCTGTGATAATCTTACTGTAGTGGTTGTATGTTTCTCGCTGGAACCGCCTCCGAGGATTGAGATCCCTAAGTCGCATAAGAGGAGAAGCATCTCTGCGGAAGGGTTGGATCTACTCAAAGGCGTTTTGAATGATTTGTGA
- the LOC106310293 gene encoding monosaccharide-sensing protein 3: protein MRSVVLVSLAAAIGNMLQGWDNATIAGAVIYIKKEFHLEKEPKIEGLIVAMSLIGATMITTFSGPVSDKVGRRSMLILSSLLYFLSSLVMFWSPNVYVLLFARLLDGFGIGLAVTLVPIYISETAPSEIRGLLNTFPQFCGSGGMFLSYCLVFGMSLQESPSWRLMLGVLSIPSVLYFLLAAFFLPESPRWLASKGRMEEARQVLQRLRGREDVSGELALLVEGLGVGKDTSIEEYVIGPDNEVSEGGHELPRKDQIRLYGPEDGQSWMAKPVKGPSSLALASRQGSMITRGGSLIDPVVTLFGSIHEKLPSENMNSSSSRSMIFPNMGSILGLMGRQESQWDPERNNDDSSEHDESLNSPLLSPQTTESGSVGTMHGRQSSLFMANVGETATATSIGGGWQLAWKYNDKVGADGQRVNGGLQRMYIHEESSNNKPNNTGFSRRGSLLSFHTEAGVSEQSGYIQAAALVSQASMIPGTKGETAMWPKEIKAGPGWRELKEPGVKRALMVGVGLQILQQFAGINGVMYYTPQILKETGVSSLLSNLGIGAESASLLISSLTTLFMLPCILVSMRLMDVSGRRSLMLSTIPILILSLLTLVIGSLVKLGGTANALISTASVMVYLSCFVMGFGAIPNILCSEIFPTSVRGLCITICALTFWICDIIVTYTLPVMLKSLGLAGVFGIYAFVCAVAWVFVYLKVPETKGMPLEVISEFFSVGAKQQDAASFVSV from the exons ATGAGGAGTGTAGTGCTTGTTTCGTTAGCCGCTGCTATAGGCAATATGTTGCAGGGTTGGGACAATGCCACCATCGCAG GAGCTGTTATTTACATAAAGAAAGAATTTCATTTAGAGAAAGAACCAAAGATTGAAGGACTCATCGTCGCCATGTCTCTCATTGGAGCCACTATGATTACAACTTTCTCCGGTCCAGTCTCCGACAAAGTAGGAAGGCGTTCGATGCTAATACTCTCCTCTCTTCTCTATTTCCTAAGTAGCCTCGTCATGTTTTGGTCTCCCAATGTCTACGTTCTCCTTTTCGCAAGGCTGCTCGATGGGTTTGGAATCGGTTTAGCTGTCACTCTCGTTCCCATTTACATCTCTGAGACCGCACCTTCTGAGATCAGAGGTTTGCTCAACACTTTCCCACAGTTCTGTGGCTCTGGTGGGATGTTTCTTTCGTATTGTCTTGTCTTTGGAATGTCTCTTCAAGAATCTCCAAGCTGGAGGCTGATGCTTGGTGTTCTGTCGATTCCTTCGGTTCTTTACTTCTTACTTGCGGCCTTCTTCTTGCCTGAATCTCCAAGGTGGCTTGCCAGCAAGGGGCGGATGGAAGAAGCTAGACAGGTACTGCAGAGACTCCGTGGAAGAGAAGATGTTTCAG GTGAGCTTGCTCTGCTGGTAGAAGGGCTTGGGGTGGGAAAAGACACGTCGATAGAAGAGTACGTGATTGGACCAGACAACGAGGTAAGCGAGGGAGGACATGAACTACCCAGGAAAGACCAGATAAGACTATACGGTCCAGAGGATGGACAGTCATGGATGGCTAAGCCAGTGAAAGGACCGAGTTCTCTAGCATTAGCGTCACGGCAAGGAAGCATGATAACTCGTGGTGGATCCCTCATCGACCCAGTGGTCACTCTCTTTGGCAGCATTCACGAGAAGCTTCCTTCCGAGAACATGAACTCATCATCATCACGCAGCATGATCTTCCCAAACATGGGAAGTATACTAGGACTAATGGGAAGGCAGGAGTCTCAGTGGGATCCAGAGAGGAACAATGATGACAGCTCTGAACATGATGAAAGCTTGAACAGTCCTCTGCTTTCTCCGCAGACCACTGAGTCTGGTTCCGTTGGGACCATGCACGGCAGACAGAGCAGTTTGTTTATGGCAAACGTTGGTGAGACGGCGACTGCTACAAGCATAGGTGGTGGGTGGCAACTGGCGTGGAAGTATAATGATAAGGTTGGTGCAGATGGTCAGAGAGTCAACGGAGGGTTACAGAGAATGTATATTCACGAGGAGAGTTCCAACAACAAACCCAATAACACTGGCTTTTCGCGACGTGGATCACTTCTCTCCTTCCACACAGAAGCTGGTGTTTCTGAACAGAGTGGATACATTCAGGCTGCTGCACTTGTGAGTCAAGCTTCTATGATTCCTGGAACCAAAGGAGAGACTGCAATGTGGCCAAAGGAGATTAAGGCTGGTCCTGGCTGGAGGGAGCTGAAGGAACCTGGTGTGAAGAGAGCTTTGATGGTTGGAGTGGGACTTCAGATACTACAACAG TTTGCAGGAATAAATGGAGTGATGTATTACACACCTCAAATACTGAAAGAAACAGGTGTTTCAAGTCTTTTGTCAAACCTTGGAATAGGTGCAGAGTCTGCATCGCTCCTCATAAGCTCCTTAACTACACTCTTCATGCTTCCTTGCATTCTTGTTTCCATGAGGTTAATGGATGTATCTGGAAGAAG GTCTCTGATGCTTTCCACAATCCCCATTCTGATACTCTCGCTGCTAACGCTGGTGATAGGAAGCTTAGTGAAGCTTGGAGGCACAGCAAACGCACTGATCTCAACCGCTAGCGTTATGGTGTACCTAAGCTGTTTCGTGATGGGTTTTGGAGCCATCCCAAACATTCTTTGTTCAGAGATTTTCCCTACCTCTGTGCGTGGCCTCTGCATCACAATCTGTGCCCTCACTTTCTGGATCTGTGACATCATTGTCACTTACACTCTTCCGGTCATGCTCAAATCTCTAGGCCTTGCGGGAGTCTTTGGAATTTATGCATTTGTTTGTGCTGTAGCTTGGGTTTTCGTGTACCTCAAGGTACCTGAGACAAAGGGAATGCCTCTTGAAGTTATCTCTGAGTTCTTCTCTGTTGGTGCGAAACAACAAGACGCTGCTAGCTTCGTTTCTGTCTGA
- the LOC106310815 gene encoding LOW QUALITY PROTEIN: uncharacterized protein LOC106310815 (The sequence of the model RefSeq protein was modified relative to this genomic sequence to represent the inferred CDS: deleted 1 base in 1 codon), with translation MFPSHAFTHIYTQLLSFSSAEQRNMAFPETHLHMPIRSISLPSRIHPPSAKFQAALSQLHTCHNSSSSDSQSLQISLLNLSELYHSLHQLNHSLPTAQAEHSLDVSTTLLDSCDAARNLILYLREHLLSLQSALRRKGKSMEVQIKEYFVFRKKIKKETSKLVLGLKKLDGSETTVLAVSLFRSLFTYLSTASAMKTNTCTLRFVSKLIGGGGGRSSSSIMSELHNLDLVLRSDGDNSKEVKKALEILEERTEGLEAALDSLFKSLVQYRVYLLNILTTRS, from the exons ATGTTTCCCTCACATGCCTTCACTCATATATATACCCAACTTCTTTCTTTCTCTTCAGCAGAA CAAAGAAACATGGCATTTCCTGAAACCCATCTCCATATGCCCATTAGATCTATAAGTCTCCCATCAAGAATCCATCCTCCTTCAGCTAAATTCCAAGCTGCACTCTCTCAACTTCACACTTGCCATAACTCATCATCCTCTGATTCTCAATCTCTTCAAATATCATTGCTCAACCTCTCTGAACTTTACCATTCTCTCCACCAGCTCAATCATTCTCTTCCCACCGCTCAAGCCGAACATTCTCTTGACGTGTCAACCACGTTACTAGACTCTTGTGACGCAGCGAGAAACTTAATCCTCTATCTTAGAGAGCATCTCCTCAGCCTTCAGTCTGCACTTAGGAGAAAGGGAAAATCCATGGAAGTCCAGATCAAAGAGTACTTTGTCTTCAGAAAAAAGATCAAGAAAGAGACTAGCAAGCTTGTTCTTGGCCTCAAGAAGCTGGATGGCTCTGAGACCACCGTGTTGGCTGTTTCACTCTTTCGATCCCTTTTCACGTATCTGTCGACAGCATCGGCCATGAAGACAAACACATGTACTCTCAGATTTGTCTCTAAGCTTATCGGTGGTGGTGGTGGTCGATCCTCGTCGTCGATAATGAGCGAGTTGCATAATCTGGATTTGGTTTTGCGTTCGGATGGAGACAACTCCAAGGAAGTGAAGAAGGCTCTGGAGATATTAGAGGAGAGAACAGAGGGGCTTGAAGCTGCACTTGATTCTCTTTTCAAGTCTCTTGTCCAATATAGAGTTTATTTGCTTAACATTCTCACAACACGCTCTTAG
- the LOC106307364 gene encoding phosphoinositide phosphatase SAC7 — translation MDSRNKLHSRLRLWEFPDQYIIEPADGSGAPCLDISRVDASMKLIDQVGECDSLRVPKIHPISGVVGMLKLLAGSYLVVVTESERVGSFLGHPIFKITSLKVLPCDHSLKNSPEEQKKMENEFSRLLSVAEKTTGLFFSYQVNLTLSSQRLHDLGAESKSLPLWRQAEPRFLWNNYMLEVLIDNKLDQFLLPVIQGSFNSFETAIGKDIVDITLIARRCTRRNGTRMWRRGADADGYVANFVETEQIVQMNGYTSSFVQVRGSMPFMWEQIVDLTYKPKFEIVQPEEATRIAERHFLDLRKKYGSVLAVDLVNKHGGEGRLSEKFASVMQHITGDEIRYLHFDFHQICGHIHFERLSILYEQIEGFLEQNGYFLLNEKGDKMKEQLGVVRTNCIDCLDRTNVTQSMIGRKMLELQLRRIGVFGAEETISSHPNFDERYKILWANHGDDVSIQYSGTPALKGDFVRYGHRTAQGVLKDGWSSLRRYYMNNFADGTKQDAIDLLQGHYIVAVNRDMAPVPQKGGLEAVANFPVALAVVLLSFWFATMSMKQAGSDYKHKHLFFSLLWTGICVGVAALVRANGRIFCNRPRLHKPRG, via the exons ATGGATTCTCGGAACAAATTGCATTCCCGTTTACGTCTATGGGAATTTCCCGATCAGTACATCATCGAGCCGGCGGATGGCTCAGGCGCTCCGTGTTTGGATATTAGCCGTGTCGACGCTTCCATGAAGCTCATCG ATCAAGTCGGAGAATGCGATTCCTTGCGCGTTCCTAAAATCCATCCCATTTCTGGTGTGGTTGGGATGTTGAAGCTCCTTGCAG GATCATACTTGGTGGTTGTGACAGAGAGTGAGCGTGTTGGCTCGTTTCTTGGCCATCCTATTTTCAAAATTACATCGCTTAAGGTTCTTCCTTGTGATCATTCACTCAAAAACTCGCCTGAAGAACAG AAAAAGATGGAGAATGAGTTCTCCAGGCTGCTTAGTGTCGCAGAAAAGACAACTGGTCTCTTTTTCTCATATCAAGTTAACTTAACGCTGAG CTCACAACGCTTGCATGATTTGGGTGCTGAGTCTAAGTCGCTTCCTCTGTGGAGACAG GCTGAGCCGAGGTTTCTTTGGAACAATTACATGTTGGAAGTTCTTATCGATAATAAG CTTGATCAGTTTTTGCTTCCAGTAATTCAAGGGA GTTTTAATAGTTTTGAGACGGCCATTGGGAAAGATATCGTTGACATTACTCTGATTGCAAGAAGATGTACTAGGAGAAACG GTACGCGTATGTGGCGAAGAGGAGCTGATGCCGATGGCTACGTTGCTAATTTTGTGGAGACTGAGCAAATTGTACAGATGAATGGATATACGTCATCATTTGTTCAG GTCAGAGGATCCATGCCTTTTATGTGGGAGCAAATTGTAGATCTGACTTACAAGCCCAAGTTTGAGATTGTGCAGCCTGAAGAAGCT ACACGGATTGCTGAACGTCACTTCTTGGACCTAAGGAAAAAATATGGATCAGTTTTGGCAGTTGATCTTGTCAATAAG CATGGCGGTGAGGGGCGCTTAAGTGAGAAGTTTGCTAGTGTTATGCAGCACATTACTGGAGATGAAATAAG ATACCTTCACTTTGATTTCCATCAAATCTGTGGGCATATTCATTTTGAGCGCTTATCAATTCTGTACGAGCAGATCGAGGGTTTTCTTGAACAAAATGG GTACTTTTTGCTAAATGAAAAGGGTGATAAAATGAAGGAGCAGCTTGGTGTTGTCCGAACAAACTGCATAGATTGCTTAGACCGTACAAATGTCACCCAG AGCATGATCGGTCGAAAGATGTTAGAACTTCAACTGAGAAGGATCGGTGTTTTTGGTGCTGAAGAAACCATAAGCTCCCATCCGAATTTTGACGAACGCTACAAAATCT TATGGGCTAATCATGGCGATGACGTCAGCATTCAGTACTCTGGTACTCCTGCACTTAAAGGAGACTTTGTCAG GTATGGGCATCGGACTGCCCAAGGTGTCCTTAAAGATGGTTGGAGCTCCCTCAGACGCTATTACATGAATAACTTTGCTGATGGAACTAAGCAG GATGCGATTGATCTACTGCAAGGGCACTACATAGTTGCTGTGAACCGAGACATGGCTCCTGTGCCTCAAAAGGGAGGCCTCGAGGCTGTAGCA AACTTCCCAGTGGCATTGGCGGTGGTTCTGCTCAGTTTCTGGTTTGCAACAATGTCTATGAAACAAG CTGGGAGTGATTACAAGCATAAGCACTTGTTCTTCTCGCTCCTGTGGACGGGCATCTGTGTGGGAGTCGCAGCACTGGTTAGGGCCAATGGCCGGATCTTCTGCAACAGGCCTCGTCTCCACAAGCCCAGAGGCTGA
- the LOC106309736 gene encoding protein STRICTOSIDINE SYNTHASE-LIKE 5-like, translating into MPLLLFSRRFLIFSTIIPFLVSIALYRLDTFDPALLPPKALDYSTISLPSLVNDKLLTGAELIGVGLLNSPEDIAYHRESNFIYTGCVDGWVKRVKVTESLTDSVVEDWVNTGGRPLGVAFGLHGEVIVADAYKGLLNISGDGKKTELLTDAADGVKFKLADAVAVADNGVLYFTDASYKYNMRQFAFDILEGRPHGRLMSFDPTTRTTRVLLKDLYFANGVSMSPDQTHLIFCETPMRRCSKYYINEERVEVFIQGLPGYPDNIRYDGEGHYWIAMPSGVTVLWKLAFRYPFLRKLTAIAANYGLDPMIFMANAGVLGVDLEGKPIALYHDHKLSHMTTGVKIGRYLYCGSLLHSHIARLDLLKYPAQKRL; encoded by the exons ATGCCTCTTCTACTTTTCTCTCGTCGTTTTCTCATCTTCTCCACCATCATCCCCTTCCTCGTCTCCATCGCTCTCTACCGGCTCGACACTTTCGACCCAGCTCTGCTTCCTCCCAAAGCATTAGACTACTCTACCATCTCTCTCCCTTCGCTTGTCAACGATAAATTGCTAACCGGAGCTGAGTTAATCGGTGTTGGTCTTCTCAACAGCCCCGAGGACATCGCCTACCACCGAGAATCAAACTTCATTTATACTGGTTGTGTAGATGGATGGGTGAAACGAGTCAAGGTGACCGAGTCATTAACTGACTCAGTCGTAGAGGACTGGGTCAACACCGGCGGTAGACCACTCGGCGTCGCTTTTGGACTTCACGGAGAAGTCATTGTCGCTGACGCATACAAG GGACTGTTGAATATAAGCGGTGACGGAAAGAAGACGGAGCTGTTAACGGATGCAGCTGACGGCGTTAAATTCAAGCTCGCTGACGCAGTCGCCGTCGCAGATAACGGCGTTTTGTATTTCACGGACGCTTCGTACAAATACAACATGCGTCAGTTCGCTTTTGACATCTTGGAAGGCAGACCTCATGGCAGACTCATGAGCTTTGACCCGACCACACGAACAACACGTGTCCTTTTAAAAGACCTTTACTTCGCTAACGGCGTCTCTATGTCTCCCGACCAAACCCATCTCATCTTCTGCGAAACACCCAT GAGAAGATGCAGCAAGTATTACATCAACGAGGAGCGTGTGGAGGTATTCATTCAAGGCTTACCCGGTTATCCCGACAACATCCGGTACGATGGAGAAGGACATTACTGGATCGCGATGCCTTCG GGAGTAACAGTGTTGTGGAAGCTTGCGTTTAGATACCCTTTCTTGAGGAAACTCACGGCTATAGCGGCTAACTACGGCTTAGATCCCATGATTTTTATGGCGAATGCTGGCGTTTTGGGGGTGGATCTAGAAGGGAAGCCTATAGCATTGTACCATGATCATAAGCTTTCTCACATGACCACTGGAGTCAAGATTGGGAGATACCTCTATTGTGGGAGTCTTTTGCATTCACACATAGCTCGGCTCGATCTTCTGAAATACCCTGCACAGAAGAGGCTTTGA